A DNA window from Ictalurus furcatus strain D&B chromosome 22, Billie_1.0, whole genome shotgun sequence contains the following coding sequences:
- the rchy1 gene encoding RING finger and CHY zinc finger domain-containing protein 1 — translation MATPAAGCQHYVRKCLLKAPCCEKFYVCRLCHDDEENHKMDRFQVKEVKCAVCDSVQEAQQVCRGCGVTFSEYYCDICHLYDKNKKQFHCQPCGICRIGPREKFFHCEKCNLCLANDLQGKHKCVENVSRQDCPVCMEDMHTSRIGAHVMPCGHLLHKTCFELMCRNGAYRCPLCMHSALNMEEYWEEKDLEIAQSPMPPEFKDRKVKILCNDCQHRCTVDFHVLGMKCGGCGSYNTSQD, via the exons ATGGCGACCCCTGCAGCAGGATGTCAGCACTATGTCCgcaaatgtttattaaaa gctccctgctgTGAGAAGTTTTATGTGTGTCGTCTCTGCCATGATGATGAGGAAAATCACAAAATGGACCGGTTTCAGGTCAAAGAGGTGAAATGTGCGGTGTGCGACTCTGTCCAAGAG GCTCAGCAGGTGTGTCGGGGGTGTGGAGTGACGTTCAGCGAGTATTACTGCGATATCTGTCACCTCTACGATAAAAACAAGAAGCAGTTCCACTGTCAGCCGTGCGGCATCTGCAG GATCGGCCCGAGGGAGAAGTTCTTCCACTGCGAGAAGTGCAATTTGTGTCTAGCCAACGATCTTCAGGGCAAACACAAG TGTGTGGAGAATGTGTCGAGGCAGGactgccctgtgtgtatggAGGATATGCACACGTCCAGGATCGGCGCTCACGTCATGCCCTGCGGTCACCTGCTGCACAA gacATGCTTCGAGCTCATGTGCAGAAATGG tgcgtATCGGTGTCCCCTCTGCATGCACTCAGCGTTAAATATGGAGGAGTACTGGGAGGAGAAAGATTTAGAGATTGCTCAGTCACCCATGCCACCCGAGTTCAAGGATCGGAAAGTAAAG atcCTGTGTAACGACTGTCAGCACCGCTGTACTGTAGATTTCCACGTGTTGGGGATGAAGTGTGGTGGCTGTGGCTCCTATAACACCTCGCAGGATTGA